The nucleotide sequence CGTTCCAGCGGGCGAGGATCTTGTGGCGCCCGCTCTGCTGCAGGTTCACGCTGTGGGTGACCGTGGCACCCGGCTGCGCGCCGCCGTCGTTGAAGCTGGCGACCTTGGCGCCGTCGACGAAGTACTCCCAAGTGCTCGTGCGGTGGCGAGCCGTCAGCGTCCACCGGAACGTGGTGGTACGGCCGAGGGAATGCACCTTCCAGCCCTTGCTGTCGTCGTTGAGGTCGGCGAAACGGCCGACGCCGCCGTTACAGCTCATGAGCCCCTTGGGGCCCTCGACGCTTTGCGGCTCCCATTTGATCGAGCCAC is from Amycolatopsis lurida and encodes:
- a CDS encoding lytic polysaccharide monooxygenase auxiliary activity family 9 protein, whose amino-acid sequence is MSFKRRLLTLAAGAAMVPAALVAIPAGTANAHGYVSSPASRQAQCAQNTVSCGSIKWEPQSVEGPKGLMSCNGGVGRFADLNDDSKGWKVHSLGRTTTFRWTLTARHRTSTWEYFVDGAKVASFNDGGAQPGATVTHSVNLQQSGRHKILARWNVYDTANAFYACIDANIS